ATGGCCCGCAAGACCCCCATTGAGCGCTACCGCAATATCGGTATCTCCGCTCACATCGATGCAGGTAAGACGACCACCACCGAGCGCGTTCTGTTCTACACGGGCGTGAACCACAAGCTGGGCGAAGTCCATGATGGCGCTGCCACCACCGACTGGATGGCACAAGAGCAAGAGCGCGGTATCACGATTACCTCGGCTGCTGTTACGTGCTTCTGGAAAGGCATGGCTAACAACTTCCCAGCGCATCACATCAACATCATCGACACCCCAGGCCACGTTGACTTCACCATTGAAGTAGAACGTTCGATGCGCGTGTTGGATGGCGCCTGCATGGTTTACTGTGCAGTCGGCGGCGTGCAGCCACAATCGGAAACGGTTTGGCGTCAGGCTAACAAGTACAAAGTGCCACGTCTGGCCTTCGTGAACAAGATGGACCGTACCGGCGCCAACTTCTTCAAGGTCTACGATCAGATGCGTTCGCGCCTGAAGGCCAACCCAGTGCCTATCCAGATGCCTATCGGCGCTGAAGACCTCTTTACCGGTGTTATCGATCTGGTCAAGATGAAAGCGGTCATCTGGGATGACGCTTCGCAAGGCATGAAGTTTGAATACGGCGACATTCCTGCCAACCTGGCTGCTGAAGCTGCCAAGTGGCGCGAAAACATGGTTGAGGCCGCTGCTGAAGCGTCCGAAGAACTGATGAACAAGTACCTGGAAGAAGGCGACCTGTCGGAAGCCGAGATCAAGGCTGCTTTGCGTCAGCGTACCATCGCCAGCGAAATCGTTCCAATGCTGTGCGGTACCGCCTTTAAAAACAAGGGCGTACAAGCCATGTTGGACGCGGTCATCGAGTACCTGCCATCGCCAATCGACATTCCACCTGTCCCAGGTCTGGACGAGGACGAGCAGCCAGTCGAGCGCGCTGCTGACGACAATGAGAAATTCTCGGCATTGGCGTTCAAGATCGCAACCGATCCGTTCGTCGGTCAGTTGTGCTTCATCCGTTGCTACTCGGGTACCCTGAATTCGGGCGACTCGGTGTTGAACTCCGTGAAGCAGAAGCGTGAGCGTATTGGCCGTATCGTGCAGATGCAAGCCAATGAGCGCGAAGAAATCAAGGAAATGCGCGCTGGCGACATCGCCGCCGTTGTGGGTCTGAAAGACACCACCACTGGCGATACGCTTTGCGACGAAAAAGCCAGCGTCGTTCTGGAACGCATGGTCTTCCCTGAGCCAGTGATTTCGCAGGCAGTCGAGCCAAAAACCAAGGCCGACCAGGAAAAAATGGGTCTGGCGCTGAACCGCCTGGCTGCAGAAGATCCATCGTTCCGCGTGCGTACCGATGAAGAATCGGGCCAGACCATCATCGCCGGTATGGGCGAGTTGCATCTGGACATCATCGTTGACCGCATGAAGCGCGAATTCAACGTTGAAGCGACCGTCGGCAAGCCACAAGTGGCTTACCGCGAAACGATCCGTAAAGTGTGCGAAGAGTCGGAAGGCAAATTCGTCAAGCAATCGGGTGGTCGTGGTCAATACGGTCACGTGGTTCTGAAGATCGAACCGCAAGAACCGGGCAAGGGCTTCGAATTCGTTGACGCGATCAAGGGCGGCACCGTTCCTCGCGAATACATCCCTGCAGTTGAAAAAGGTGTGCGCGACACGCTGACTTCGGGCGTGATGGCTGGTTACCCAGTCGTTGACGTGAAAGTCACGCTGTTCTTCGGTTCGTACCATGATGTTGACTCGAACGAAAATGCATTCCGCATGGCCGCTTCGATGGCATTCAAAGATGGCTGCCGCAAAGCATCGCCAGTCATCCTGGAGCCGATGATGGCCGTGGAAGTGGAAACGCCGGAAGACTACGCCGGTACCGTGATGGGCGATCTGTCGTCGCGTCGCGGCATGGTGCAAGGCATGGATGAAATTGCTGGCGGTGGCGGCAAGATCATCAAGGCCGAAGTGCCTCTGTCGGAAATGTTCGGTTACGCTACGTCGTTGCGTTCGTCGACCCAAGGTCGTGCGACTTACACGATGGAATTCAAGCACTATGCTGAAGCACCTAAGCATGTGACTGAAGCGATCGTAAGCTCGAAAGCTAAGTAATAGAAGTTCCGGGCCGGCTTTCACGAGAATGCCGGTCCCTACATTTAAATCATTGTTCTAAGGAAGAATAAAATGGCAAAAGGTAAATTCGAACGGACCAAGCCGCACGTCAACGTCGGCACCATCGGCCACGTCGACCACGGTAAAACCACGCTGACCGCTGCAATCGCAACGGTTCTGTCGAAGAAATTCGGCGGCGAAGCCAAAGCATACGACCAGATCGATGCGGCACCAGAAGAAAAAGCGCGCGGTATCACGATTAACACCGCCCACGTCGAGTACGAAACGGAATCGCGTCACTACGCGCACGTTGACTGCCCAGGCCACGCCGATTACATCAAAAACATGATTACCGGTGCTGCCCAGATGGACGGCGCGATCCTGGTATGTTCCGCAGCTGACGGCCCAATGCCACAGACCCGCGAACACATCCTGCTGGCCCGCCAAGTTGGCGTTCCATACATCATCGTGTTCCTGAACAAGTGCGACCTGGTCGACGACGCAGAGCTGCTGGAACTGGTTGAAATGGAAGTGCGCGAGCTGTTGTCGAAGTATGAGTTCCCTGGCGACGACGTGCCTATCATCAAAGGTTCGGCACGTATGGCGCTGGAAGGCAAAGAAGGCGAAATGGGCGTTGACGCAGTGCTGCGTCTGGCCGATGCCCTCGATTCGTACATCCCAACGCCAGAGCGCGCTGTTGACGGTGCTTTCCTGATGCCAGTGGAAGACGTGTTCTCGATCTCGGGTCGCGGTACCGTTGTGACCGGTCGTATCGAGCGCGGCATTGTTAAAGTCGGCGAAGAGATCGAAATCGTTGGTATTATCGATACCGTCAAAACGACTTGCACCGGCGTGGAAATGTTCCGCAAACTGCTGGACCAAGGTCAAGCAGGCGACAACGTTGGTCTGCTGCTGCGCGGCACCAAGCGTGAAGACGTGCAACGTGGTCAAGTTCTGGCCAAGCCAGGCTCGATCAAGCCGCATGCACACTTCACCGGCGAGATCTATGTTCTGTCGAAAGACGAAGGCGGCCGTCATACGCCATTCTTCAACAACTATCGTCCACAGTTCTACTTCCGCACGACGGACGTAACTGGTTCGATCGAGTTGCCAGCAGACAAAGAAATGGTTATGCCAGGCGATAACGTGTCGATCACCGTCAAGCTGATCAACCCGATCGCGATGGAAGAAGGTCTGCGCTTCGCTATCCGCGAAGGCGGCCGTACCGTCGGCGCTGGTGTTGTTGCAAAAATCCTGGCTTAATTCTTAAGCCTGCATAAAAGAAGACGCGTCGTCGCCCGGCGCCCTTCTTTTTATTCAACTGCCGGGGTTGGCAAGCATTTTGGTGCTATCATGTCGACCCTGACGGTTGTTGCGTCAGAAATTCCCGTATGACCTCATTGCCGTGCAGACCGCGCGGTTCGTTCTTTTAAGGAAATATCATGTCGGCACCAAACCAAAAAATCCGTATCCGCCTGAAGGCTTTCGATTACAAACTGATCGACCAGTCCGCTCTGGAAATCGTTGAAACCGCGAAGCGCACCGGCGCTGTCGTCAAAGGCCCAGTACCACTGCCTACCCGTATTCAGCGTTTCGACGTGCTGCGTTCCCCGCACGTCAACAAAACTTCGCGCGATCAGTTCGAGATCCGTACGCACCAACGCCTGATGGACATCGTTGACCCAACGGACAAAACCGTTGACGCGCTGATGAAGCTGGACCTGCCAGCTGGTGTTGATGTTGAAATCAAACTGCAATAATTGTTTTTAAGCAGGCCGGCGGGGTGTCCCGCTGCCTGATGATGGGGCCGGGCCTGCTCACGATCGTGAGTGCGCCCGGCCCCATTGCTATTGGCCCGCAGTATTGTGTTTGCACCGTACATCTTTCGCTCTCCCCTTCCTTTTCTTTTCCTCTTTCTCCGCTTTACTTTCTTTTTCTATCGTTATCCACACGCGCGGACCAGGCCGGCACAGGCCAAATCAATACCGAAAAACAACAGGTTGGCGAATAAAGTTGTATCGCAACAACAATTGTTAAATTTCCCCTTCCTTGCATCGCCTCAATGTGAGAAATTTGTAATATACGGCGAGATTGTGTGACTTTTTTACAAAAATGGTCAATGAGACGTATCGATTTATAAAACGAAAACAATATTTGAGGAGTAGTCTTGAAAGTTCCGGTAATTAACAATGCACCACGGTTGAAGAAACGTACCCTTGCAATTGCAGTGACATTAGCCTTTTCCCAATACGCCACGGCACAAACAGCTGCCGAGCCTGTAGAAAAACTGCAGCGCGTCGAAGTCACCGGTAGTAGTATCAAGCGTACCGAAGCTGAAACAGCTGGCTCGCTGCAGGTTCTGACCCGCGACGACATAGAGCGCACCGGCCAGACCACGGCGCTGGGCATCCTGAATTCCTCCGCCGCCATCAGCACCTCGATCGACTCGGCAAGCGCCAGCTCCGGTGGCTTTGCCACGGGTTCCTCGGGCGTGGGCATGCGCGGCCTGGGCAAGGTCGCTACCCTGGTGCTGGTTAACGGCCGCCGCATTGCACAATACGGCCTGGCCGATGGCGCACAACAGAACTTCACCAACCTGGACGCGATCCCGGCTGCCGCCATCGAGCGCATCGAGATCCTGAAGGACGGCGCTTCGGCAATCTACGGTTCCGACGCCATCGCCGGCGTCATCAACATCATCCTGCTGAAAAACTTTGAAGGCGCCAAGATCACCGGCAACTACAAGGAGACCGACGGTTTCAGAGACCAGCGTAATCGCAGCGTTTCCGGCATCGTCGGTTACGGCGATGTCGACAAGGATGGTTTCAACACCTACCTGACGTACGAAGCCTACAAAAACGACGGCTACACCGTCGGTGACCTGCGTAACCACTATCCTGAATGGCACCGCCAGACCCCGACCCGTTCGACCTGGGATGCGAAGAACTCGTATTCGCCAACCGGCAACTACTTCCTGGACAGCAACAACATCGTTGCCGCGCCAGGCTGCCCGGACAAGCTCGACCCGAAAGACAAGCTGTGCAAGATGGACCTGTTGCCGTACAGCGGCCTGGCAACCAATGCCAAGCGCTATGCGCTGGCCAGCAACACGCATTTTAAAATTGGCAAGTCTATCGACGCCAATTTCGAGATCACCAACGCCAGTGCCAGCAACGATTACATCGTCGCGCCATTCGCCCTGAGCAGCACTTCGTCGCCGAGCACCTGGTATAACGCGATGGAAGGCAAGATGGTCGGTCCGTTCTACTATCCAAAATTGCCGGTTGGCCACGCCAACAACCGTTACGACGTACCGGTGGAATACCGTGCCCGTTTGATGGACACCGGCAACGGCTTCAACTTCAACCGCACTGAATCCGACCAGACGCGCGTCATGCTGAGCCTGAACGGCGATGTGAGTGGCTTCGACTGGAAATCCGCGGCTGGCTACATGACTTCGAATGCCACCAAGGCCACCCGTGCAGCCAGCGCCGTTGGCTACACCAACGCCATCGTCAACGGCACCTACAGGTTCGGCCAGCAAAACGATACCGCGCTGCTGGAGTCGATGTTCCCAGTACGTACCACCAAGGGCAAGTCGAAGATCGCTTTCTTCGATGCGACAGTCTCCGGTGAAGTGGCGCAATTGCCAGCCGGTCCTTTGAACGTGGCGTTCGGTACCGACATCCGTCGCGAAAAGTATGAAATGGCCAGCTCGGACAACGTGCTGCGTGGTGACCTGGTCGGCATCGCCGGCCTGCAGGTCAAAGACACCATGGATCACTACGCGCTGTTCGCCGAAGCGACCATTCCGGTGGTCAAGCGTGTGGAAGTGAGCGCCGCGGTACGTGCCGACAAGTCCACCAACAGCGACGTGCACTTTTCGCCGAAACTGGGCCTGCGCGTCAACGCGACCGACACCCTGTTGCTGCGCGCCACCGCTGCTGGCGGCTTCCGCGCGCCGAACATCGTTGAAACCGGTAACGGTCTGGGCCGCAGCTCGTTTGCCACCGATGTCAGCGATCCACGCCGCTGCGCAACCGCCAGTGCCCTGAACAAGCTGGTGCAAGGCAATCCAGCCGTCACCCCCGCTGACAAGTCGCAGGGCAACACCTTCCAGAACAGTGATTGCAAAGGCGGCGTTCCTAGCTTCGTATCGGCGAACAAGGACCTGAAACCGGAAACCTCGCGTTCGATCACCGCTGGTTTCGTCTTCGAACCAGTCAAGAACTGGACCGTGGCACTGGACTACTACCATATCGAACGCAAGGACGAAATCGGTACCCGTGGCGTGGCGGATATTCTGCGCGGCGAAGCTGGTTTGCCAGCCGGACAGCTGGTGCGTGTCGATAACTCGGCTTCCGATGTGCAATTCCTGGCACTGGTTAAAAAGTATGCACCAGGCAATACGACCGACTTCGGCGGCGTTGGCGTGATCGGCCTGCTGTACAACCCATACGTCAACAGCGGCAAGACCCGTGCTTCGGGCTTCGACTTTGACGCTTCGGGCCGTTTCAACACGAGTATCGGCCAGGTTCGCCTGAAACTGGAAGGTAGCTACCTGTGGAAATACCAGGAGTTCAGCGTGACCGACAATGCTTATGCTGACAACCTGGCCGGCAACTGGGCCCTGCGTTCGCGTCTGAACACCAAGCTGCGCGCCAGCCTGAAGGCCGGTTCGTTCGACCACGGCATGACCCTCAACTATGCCAGCGGTTATAGCAACAACGACGACACGTCG
Above is a genomic segment from Janthinobacterium sp. 64 containing:
- the fusA gene encoding elongation factor G; protein product: MARKTPIERYRNIGISAHIDAGKTTTTERVLFYTGVNHKLGEVHDGAATTDWMAQEQERGITITSAAVTCFWKGMANNFPAHHINIIDTPGHVDFTIEVERSMRVLDGACMVYCAVGGVQPQSETVWRQANKYKVPRLAFVNKMDRTGANFFKVYDQMRSRLKANPVPIQMPIGAEDLFTGVIDLVKMKAVIWDDASQGMKFEYGDIPANLAAEAAKWRENMVEAAAEASEELMNKYLEEGDLSEAEIKAALRQRTIASEIVPMLCGTAFKNKGVQAMLDAVIEYLPSPIDIPPVPGLDEDEQPVERAADDNEKFSALAFKIATDPFVGQLCFIRCYSGTLNSGDSVLNSVKQKRERIGRIVQMQANEREEIKEMRAGDIAAVVGLKDTTTGDTLCDEKASVVLERMVFPEPVISQAVEPKTKADQEKMGLALNRLAAEDPSFRVRTDEESGQTIIAGMGELHLDIIVDRMKREFNVEATVGKPQVAYRETIRKVCEESEGKFVKQSGGRGQYGHVVLKIEPQEPGKGFEFVDAIKGGTVPREYIPAVEKGVRDTLTSGVMAGYPVVDVKVTLFFGSYHDVDSNENAFRMAASMAFKDGCRKASPVILEPMMAVEVETPEDYAGTVMGDLSSRRGMVQGMDEIAGGGGKIIKAEVPLSEMFGYATSLRSSTQGRATYTMEFKHYAEAPKHVTEAIVSSKAK
- the tuf gene encoding elongation factor Tu; this encodes MAKGKFERTKPHVNVGTIGHVDHGKTTLTAAIATVLSKKFGGEAKAYDQIDAAPEEKARGITINTAHVEYETESRHYAHVDCPGHADYIKNMITGAAQMDGAILVCSAADGPMPQTREHILLARQVGVPYIIVFLNKCDLVDDAELLELVEMEVRELLSKYEFPGDDVPIIKGSARMALEGKEGEMGVDAVLRLADALDSYIPTPERAVDGAFLMPVEDVFSISGRGTVVTGRIERGIVKVGEEIEIVGIIDTVKTTCTGVEMFRKLLDQGQAGDNVGLLLRGTKREDVQRGQVLAKPGSIKPHAHFTGEIYVLSKDEGGRHTPFFNNYRPQFYFRTTDVTGSIELPADKEMVMPGDNVSITVKLINPIAMEEGLRFAIREGGRTVGAGVVAKILA
- the rpsJ gene encoding 30S ribosomal protein S10 is translated as MSAPNQKIRIRLKAFDYKLIDQSALEIVETAKRTGAVVKGPVPLPTRIQRFDVLRSPHVNKTSRDQFEIRTHQRLMDIVDPTDKTVDALMKLDLPAGVDVEIKLQ
- a CDS encoding TonB-dependent receptor plug domain-containing protein, encoding MTLAFSQYATAQTAAEPVEKLQRVEVTGSSIKRTEAETAGSLQVLTRDDIERTGQTTALGILNSSAAISTSIDSASASSGGFATGSSGVGMRGLGKVATLVLVNGRRIAQYGLADGAQQNFTNLDAIPAAAIERIEILKDGASAIYGSDAIAGVINIILLKNFEGAKITGNYKETDGFRDQRNRSVSGIVGYGDVDKDGFNTYLTYEAYKNDGYTVGDLRNHYPEWHRQTPTRSTWDAKNSYSPTGNYFLDSNNIVAAPGCPDKLDPKDKLCKMDLLPYSGLATNAKRYALASNTHFKIGKSIDANFEITNASASNDYIVAPFALSSTSSPSTWYNAMEGKMVGPFYYPKLPVGHANNRYDVPVEYRARLMDTGNGFNFNRTESDQTRVMLSLNGDVSGFDWKSAAGYMTSNATKATRAASAVGYTNAIVNGTYRFGQQNDTALLESMFPVRTTKGKSKIAFFDATVSGEVAQLPAGPLNVAFGTDIRREKYEMASSDNVLRGDLVGIAGLQVKDTMDHYALFAEATIPVVKRVEVSAAVRADKSTNSDVHFSPKLGLRVNATDTLLLRATAAGGFRAPNIVETGNGLGRSSFATDVSDPRRCATASALNKLVQGNPAVTPADKSQGNTFQNSDCKGGVPSFVSANKDLKPETSRSITAGFVFEPVKNWTVALDYYHIERKDEIGTRGVADILRGEAGLPAGQLVRVDNSASDVQFLALVKKYAPGNTTDFGGVGVIGLLYNPYVNSGKTRASGFDFDASGRFNTSIGQVRLKLEGSYLWKYQEFSVTDNAYADNLAGNWALRSRLNTKLRASLKAGSFDHGMTLNYASGYSNNDDTSRTFCVTNKVSAENMAACSRVGSNTTVDYNLSYNGIKNTRLSLYVDNMFDKAAPIQWRSGYADTFQMRRIGVTASYTFF